From one Pseudomonas sp. S35 genomic stretch:
- the hslV gene encoding ATP-dependent protease subunit HslV, translating to MTTIVSVRRHGKVVMGGDGQVSLGNTVMKGNAKKVRRLYHGQVLAGFAGATADAFTLFERFEGQLEKHQGHLVRAAVELAKEWRTDRSLSRLEAMLAVANKDASLIITGNGDVVEPEHGLIAMGSGGGYAQAAASALLKKTDLSAREIVETALGIAGDICVFTNHNFTIEEQDLAE from the coding sequence TTGACCACCATCGTTTCAGTACGTCGCCACGGCAAAGTCGTCATGGGCGGCGACGGCCAGGTTTCCCTGGGCAATACCGTGATGAAAGGCAATGCGAAAAAAGTGCGCCGCCTGTACCACGGCCAGGTCCTCGCCGGTTTTGCCGGTGCCACCGCCGACGCCTTCACCCTCTTCGAGCGTTTCGAAGGCCAGCTGGAAAAACACCAGGGCCACCTCGTACGCGCCGCGGTCGAACTCGCCAAAGAATGGCGCACCGACCGCTCCCTCAGCCGCCTGGAAGCCATGCTGGCCGTGGCCAACAAAGACGCGTCCCTGATCATCACCGGTAACGGCGATGTGGTTGAGCCCGAGCATGGCCTGATCGCCATGGGTTCCGGCGGCGGCTACGCCCAGGCGGCCGCCAGCGCATTGCTGAAGAAAACCGACCTGTCGGCCCGTGAAATCGTCGAGACCGCATTGGGTATCGCCGGCGATATCTGCGTGTTCACCAACCACAACTTCACCATTGAGGAGCAGGACCTCGCCGAATAA